From the genome of Toxoplasma gondii ME49 chromosome XII, whole genome shotgun sequence:
CGGAAGATGacctttctgcctctccaaCAAAGGGTGGTGCTAGGCAGCAAGGGGCACAGCAGTGAACACACTATCGCACCTGTGTACTACCAGATATCGAGAAGGGCGGCCGCACGCCATATTTTCTCACCGACCAGATTCACCTCAGCCAGGTTTTGGCTTCACCAGAAAGGGTCCTCGTTTGAGGTCAGGAGTAGATGTCGCCTTTGAGATTAAAGAATCCAAAGAGAACACCTGCATTCGCATGACTGAAATGTGAACTGCGGCATTACGGCTATCCCACGTCTGCTCGGTTCTAGGCGTAATATATGGAGTACTAGCTTGGTGATTCTCAATCCTGAGGCTACTGGTTGGTTAGTTGGAAAACTTGCTTTCCTCGTCGTACCTCCTCGACCGAAGAGTTCGCAGACAGTGCGACGCTGGTGACACAAGGACACGCAATACACCCGCCACGTTCGTTATTGAAACCAGAGCTTCCGCTTAAATCTCTGTGCACCGTTTGCAGAATGGGAATGATATAAAGTCTGATGTAATGCAACGGGTCCGCGCCGGCGCCGCCCGCGCCATTCAGAAACGTTGGCGCTCGTACAAAAATCGAAAGCTGGCAGCGGGAAAGAGAAATGGGCGAAACAGCGGCGAAGCATCTTCGCTCTCCCCTGCCCAGGCAACCACATTGATACAGCCGGAGGATAGCGAATCTATGACGGATGTCCCAGGCCTACACCAATCATATCGGCTGGGTTCCGAGCAGATCATGGGGCATTCCGTAGAAGTAACAAAGGCACTTGAGTCGCAATCCGGAGACTCGTCAATCTCACCCGAAAAGCCGGAACAGAGCTTTCCATGTTCCTCCAGCAGCTGTCGGAATGTTGAACCATCAGATGACAAGGACGCCGATTTGGCGGGACCGTCTATTGGAACGCATATTATTTTGAAGGGAAATCATGATGGTTCGGGTACGGTTCAGGACATGCGTGGGAAATGCGCGAACTGCTGCCTGTATAGACGATTGCGCAACTACATTTGTACAGACGCCGCACTCAACGATGAGAAGagtgtttttcctttcacAGTTTCAACATCGGGGTAAGGGGTCACACTAGGGCGATGCAAGCGAGTTGAGGGAAAGCACTCTTCAGCATTTGGAGTGGAGTGTGCAagcgtttgttttttcccGCAGATGCTCCGGAATGCGGACTACAGAACGttcgagaagcagcaacCCCCCACCAGAAGGAACGAACTCTTCCTCCCTTGCCCCCTAATGACATGGCACTGGCTTTGCAGGAAGCAAAACTTCGCTGGCAAATTCAGTACTATGCCGCCATGCACAAGTATTATTCGATGCAACTACAGCAGGGCGCTATGGATCCGTCTGAAGAACCAGAAGACAGGTTGTTACCCAGAGCATCTTTCCACGACATACTTTGTGAAGGCGTAGCTGTGGATGAAGACCCTATGCAGATGAGCATGGAAGAGCTGCTGGCGCAGTCCACCTCTGTCTTTGAAGAAACTGGGGCGCCCCATCAGTAGAACGCTTAACACAGAGATAAAAGACGGGGGCACCACCTGCATGACCTGTTCGAAAAATTCACCTTCATCCGAGTTGTacgttttctgctttcaTGTTAAACTGTCCGAAACTATGACCAGCAATCCAGCAACCGGCCTTTCTATGCCACTCCTTCCTTCACCTCTCGGTGGTGTTTGACATCGCGACATCACGCATCTCCTCAAGACCCGGCCATACATGAGGAGCATCCCTAGACGCGTGTCCACGTTTAATGACTTCTTATGCTAGCAGCAACAATGAGGTTGTGGAATAGTTCGCATGTTCGCGAGTGGTGCATTAGCCGTGTTAGGCGCTCACAGTAAACAACACTGATATTCCAGTTCCCCAAGAGAAGTTCTCTGTGATCTAAAACGCTCCAAAGGGGCTGGAGAGCGGGAGGTGTCCGGTCATGTCAAAATAATTGATGGAGTTGTTAAGGGAAAACGCCTGCAAAAGACTACAAGCTGTACGGCCTTAAAGGTTTGAGCAATGACAGCGTGTGCGTTGAGGATGACAGATAACACTCTCGCCACACATAGAAGGCCTGGTGGCACTCTGCTTGCTGCCAGTACACGTTTTCGCTAGGTCAGAAACATCAGCTCCGCAGTCTTCGCCGGATGACTTCTCCGGGTGCCGATGTAAGGCATGCTGCTGTGTACTGTACTCGGATCCGTTAATGACCTTCATCGATAACGTTTCCACTCGAAGAGCACAGGTTCTAGACGTAGGGGTTATACAGCTGAGAACGGTGGCCAACACCTCAGGCTTTTTAACTGGAGATACAAAGAAATCTGGGAACCTCAGGACAGAACTTGGCAATTCACTCTTAATGACGACGATCCGGTGCAACGACAGCGGCGACTGTTTCCAGACAAGGCGGCAGCTGCTCTGACAATCCTGTACGACGGATTCACGATATAAGAAGGGGACCACCCTAGTAGCTTCTTGGCCGTAAAGATGTTCGTGTAGCATGCGAACAGCTTTGGAAACCAGTTCCTAGCTTTCAAATGGTAGAGTTAGGACAGCGGCTGTCGCATGCTTGGCAGATTTAGACACTGCTGCAATTTGCTTTTATTTCACGCTGATGGCCTCCATCAGGAATACTGTGTCGTACATCCAAACGCTTTTCAACAACCACAGTCGTAGTAGTCATTGTCAAAGACATTGAACGGAATTTCGTCCCCGTGGTTCCACGCAAAATTCCAGACCCTGCAAGGGGCAAAGCAACAAAAAACAGTCACAGATTATTGGGGCAGAGTTCTCTCACGGCTTTGTTTTGTCCACGCCTCGCCGACACCCTGACGCTCACTGAGCGTTGCCCTCAGTGGCTGTAATCAAGAGGGGTCAATCACTCTGTGAGTTGTGTGCAAGTAATTATGACATCGCAGGGGCTTTCGTCGCTCGTGTACCTGTGCGTTAACTCACTTCGCTGGTGGACCCcgtcgacagaagaaaatcTTGGCGTTCTCTAGAAGACTCCGGAATCCCTTCCCTGTTGTCATGATGGAGCATACATTGAAGTCAGAAATAACTGGAAAGACTCTCTACAATCTGCTGAATCGGAGTGCAGAAATGAGAAGCAAACAGACACGGTGGGCGACACGGACGTTTAGCTGTATTTCCTCCCTTCACGATGCACCCTAGAGCTGTGACAGTGCCTTTAGGAACTAACCTCAGGTGGTCCATACCTTGGCTAAAGGGGAAGACAttctttggcaaatgcttcAAGTAACCGATGCGGCGCCGGTGCAGATGTTCCCTGCCACCAAACATTCACCACTGAGAAGGGGTACACGCCAAATGAAGAAATGACACTGAGACCAAGTCGAAGTTCAGTAATAAAAAAAAGTTCCCTGCTGCGCTTCTAGTCGAATTGCTTACGACTCGACAACGAGAACTTGCTGCACAACGGGTAGTCCCAGCGCCAGGCACTTCTGACTACAGCAGCCTGCATAGCCGTTTCAGATAGGCAATATAGACTGTAAATCCTAGGTGGACCTGATTACATAGCCATAACAGTATCTTTGACaccttcttgtctcctgtAACCCGGTACAGTGGCAAAACGACGGACTTCATTTGACATAGCCGTCACACGATGATGCTCTCTACGTCGAAGGCGCTCGTTCTGCAGGAAAGCTGATACGCTCTGCAAGTCGTAGGGGATATGACCTGTCACAAAACCAATGAATGCCTATCGACTTAATGAGATACCACTATGTTTTCCACTTGTGTTGCTTCCCTCACCAGGTTGTCTGGTTGGACAGCATCAAGTACGTGTGGTATGCCAGGAGTCCTGTCTGAACAACATCAAAACAAAGTAAAGCTAGGTGACACCAAACTTTACCAAGTTCTCAACTCCGCCTTCGTTACTCGAGGACACGAAAAAGTTTCAATGCCGGTGCGCGGGCTAAACTCCTTGTGTATAAGGAGACTTTCCAGGAGAATGGCCAGCCTTGCATAGTGCATGAAACAGTAATGAGACGTTGATTTTTTTCACGAAGAGTTAAAACTGAAACGACTTTTATTGTTGTGCATGGCAATGGCTCTTCAGAACACCGATCAAAATCGTGAAGGGGGGTTCGCTCTATAGGATGGGAGCGCGGTGTCCAGTCCATTCCAAGCGGACAGTGAACTGTGGTGAGGTTTTTTCTCCGGGACAGTACTTCAACTTCGCAGTGCATTGTCAGTATAATGTAACACAAGCAAGGGGGTTCAAGTTGAGGTGGCTGACGTGACTTGCACAGAAAAATCAGTTTCTTGTCGTTGCATAGTTCGCGTTGGCTCGTTCTGCATTGAAGATCCACGCACCCGTTCTTCAGGGCCAACGCAGATGCATTGTGTCGTCTCGACTCACGTACCAGGGCAACGGCTGTTAGGGTCATAGGCACCCACAAAAGTACTGTGAAGCAGTTACGAATTGCCCAGTCAGCTGCGCGAAACCGTCTCTGGAAGCCGCTCCAAGCCTAGACGAAGACACATATCGTGTGCAGAAGGGGTGATGTCAATAGGGATGATGTCGTCTTGACACACATCTTTACGGGGCCATCTACGTGACGACGCTGTGTTCGAGAACACGCCTGAGCCGTCGGCTACTGCTGCCTGTAGATCTCTAAGAGAATTATACAACCTCGAGCAATTCTTCTTGGAATTTGGAAAGAGATTCAGCCTGTCCGTTGGAGGGAAACAAGAGCCGCTGCCCTTGTCCTCGCATGGTTGGCTGTCGAGGCGCTGTGGACCAAATGCGCAGCTGAAACGACCAAACCGTTTGAAACCGCCAATCCCGAGATCTTCGTAGGTCCTGATGTTGGGAAAATCTGGATCTCTTCTTAAAACAAAGGGTGGCGGTGAGGAATTATATTGCATGGAGTTGGATAAAGCAGTCCATACTGAAGATCATTCCGAAGATCATTCCCCGTAGTTGTTGAGGCATTTCCTTCCATGAAATGAGGAGTTTTCATAAAGTCTCACCGCTGCCGAATCCCATGTGACGGCAATTGTCTgcgaaaggaggaagaggtaAAATCGCCAGTGGTTAAACTCTCCAACGCAGCATCCTAAAAGACGGCAATCAGATGGCATGTTGACGAGCGCGAATTCATAATGGTATTCATTTGTACGTTGAAACTCCGCCTCCCCACTCAAGATTTGCACTCGTCCGTTTCCACTCATTCTTTGTTACGGGACGAAATCGCAGGCATTAGCTGTGGAGAAGGGACATGCATATGTGGACCGGTTTTTCAGCTTACCCAGGAAGGCGCAGTGGTGATCGTAAGTGAGAACACAGTGGTCGCACTCCTTGCAGTGTCTTGTACGGAGCGGCTGGAGTATACGACAATCGGCGCAAAACGTGTACTTTCGCCGGTCAATCGCACATAGGCCTTGATAGTTGATGGTAAGACTGTCATGGGTTTTAACGTCAGCAGCTGTAGTTCTTTCGGACACTTCAATTCCGAAGTCAATGAGGTCGTCACCATTCTTGACACGCGCCCCTGACACCCCCCTTTCGCAGTGCGCTGCCTTCGGCTGCCTCTGCGAATTCGCGGAGTCATGTAACGCCGGAGGTTTCCCTTCACGATCATCGGATGCCGTAGAGCACCGACTTTCATCTTCACACTGATAAACTGAACACGTGACTGTCTCCACCTCATGACACTTGGGCACAATAGGGGTCGCTCTCCTGGTTTTGCCTTCCCCGTCACTGTATGCCTCGGTAGAAAGCGTGTGTTGGGTAGAGAGTTCTAGACAGCTGTGACGAGTCACATTGCTTCGGTGACCGGCTGCGTCACTATCGCTTGTGGGACTGGTAATGAAGCAACTACGATCAATGGAAATACCCTCTGCGGGTACAGAAAGTGGAAAAGTCGGCGACAGGACTTCGGGATACTCTTCAGGTTTACGAATGTAACCGGGGTTGATGCCTGTCCAGATGTAGAACACGATGGCACAAACATGCAAAGCAACCCATAGTAGACACTCGAATGCCTTATGGTCGGCAAAAGCTTGGCGACAAGAAGTGTCTTCGACATAAAGAAatgaaacagaaagaacgaTCGCAGACAGATAGAAGAACGTACATACCGCACCGATGGCACGCACCTTCAAGCTCTTCAGTGGTTTCGAGATCGTGTAAGTGTTAGCATTGTGACTAGGAGTGTCTGGCGGAGGCGCTACATCGGCGTACTGGACAAATTCGAGCGGCCAAGAGGCGCATGTAAACGCAGACGCTTCCTGATGAAACGTAGGCGGCTCTGAAGGTTCCTGTTCAATGTCACTTCTTTGGACACAGTCCGACAAGGGAGTCCGATCTCCCTCTGGGGCGAACTGGGAACAGCCTGT
Proteins encoded in this window:
- a CDS encoding hypothetical protein (encoded by transcript TGME49_246640); amino-acid sequence: MTDVPGLHQSYRLGSEQIMGHSVEVTKALESQSGDSSISPEKPEQSFPCSSSSCRNVEPSDDKDADLAGPSIGTHIILKGNHDGSDAPECGLQNVREAATPHQKERTLPPLPPNDMALALQEAKLRWQIQYYAAMHKYYSMQLQQGAMDPSEEPEDRLLPRASFHDILCEGVAVDEDPMQMSMEELLAQSTSVFEETGAPHQ
- a CDS encoding DHHC zinc finger domain-containing protein (encoded by transcript TGME49_246650~Predicted trans-membrane domain (TMHMM2.0):177-200:216-236) — its product is MTTSAAPPRARTRMEASAEENRAQASTVLELQNIWVYGSSSGTSTSCKASCDHCACYNDSEKRDSHTCPQVEPSCWRTLPAYPSSPSRARTQQKRTGCSQFAPEGDRTPLSDCVQRSDIEQEPSEPPTFHQEASAFTCASWPLEFVQYADVAPPPDTPSHNANTYTISKPLKSLKVRAIGAVCTFFYLSAIVLSVSFLYVEDTSCRQAFADHKAFECLLWVALHVCAIVFYIWTGINPGYIRKPEEYPEVLSPTFPLSVPAEGISIDRSCFITSPTSDSDAAGHRSNVTRHSCLELSTQHTLSTEAYSDGEGKTRRATPIVPKCHEVETVTCSVYQCEDESRCSTASDDREGKPPALHDSANSQRQPKAAHCERGVSGARVKNGDDLIDFGIEVSERTTAADVKTHDSLTINYQGLCAIDRRKYTFCADCRILQPLRTRHCKECDHCVLTYDHHCAFLGCCVGEFNHWRFYLFLLSQTIAVTWDSAATGLLAYHTYLMLSNQTTWEHLHRRRIGYLKHLPKNVFPFSQGMDHLRVWNFAWNHGDEIPFNVFDNDYYDCGC